In Lolium rigidum isolate FL_2022 chromosome 3, APGP_CSIRO_Lrig_0.1, whole genome shotgun sequence, the genomic window atttacatctacaatgttAAATTGACATATTAATAAAATttactttatggtgaatctattagtGCTGATGTAGTattgtaaatgttcatatttttgtgtataacctTAGTCAAATTTTgaaaacgttgacttttgactaattcttagacgccttacattttgggacggagggagtaccgcaGAAGAATTACACGGCATTCAAAAAGTACTATtaaataattacatttgagaaaTTACTATTGAGGCTGATGATTTGCATCAAATAAATTATGGGTGTGTCGATGAATGAGTAATGTCGAATAATCATAGCTGAGGTCGAAGATCTATGCCAAGAAATAACCGTAAATGAACTCGACAAATCACATCCGAAAGTTACCATGGTGAAATTGCCGCTGGTAAAATATGTCAAATACTTACCGTCCAAGAATAGAAAACGAACAAAAACAAATATTGGATTACCCCCAAAGAATTGCGTGTCTTTGAAAAAAGTACTATTTGTAGAATTACGGAATAGTTGTTCTATTGATAATTGTAATTGGTGATTACATTGTGAGCCTTTTGGATTGTTTATATAGTAGGGGAGACTTGGAGGAAAATAAGACTGGAGATAGATGTAGATTACAATCTTAAACTATCTAATATAGCTTATTGTTGGTAGTCGTTGTCGATGGTGCCGTTCTTGATAGCCGCCTTGGAGAACGTGGTTGAGGTAGATGGTGTTTTTGGTCGATGTCGTCGTTGAGCCCGGGAAGACGCTTGGAAGGAGGGAGTTTTTGTTGTGGTAGAAGTAGTAGGCGACACGCTATCAAGATTGTCGGACTTGGGAGCACGCCAGGGACGAAGACACGTGCCGGTGTTGTTGGTACCGGACGTGGCGAAGACAGGGACCACCGTGAGCTATGCGCGCCAAATGTATGGAGTAGCAGAGAAGGTCTCTACGAATGGTCAATGCATAAAAGTTGTCCGCCTATATGTCAAAGTAGATGAAGTAGTAGATGAAGTAGCTTCAAGAAGTATAATTAAGCACGAGCATGCAAACAAAAAAATAGACTACAATTCTAGCGGTGAAGTCGTGGTGGACAAGACGGTGATGTATTTGTTGATGAAGATTGAGATTGAGATGTAGTAAAAGTAGATTCCGGGGTTTAAACCCCGGTATTTCGCGTGCACGATCACAGTGGAGAAGAAGAATCCTGTTGGTGTTGACGAAAACAATGAGTGTTGGTGACGATGCGGTTATTGATGTAGATGGTTGTTGGTGATGATGAACAATGATGATGTTTTAGCCCTTTGTTGATGTTGAGGACACATAGATTGGCCAAGACGAACCATAGCATGGCGGTGACGTGCGGACGGAGAACTGACGACGTCATAGGAAGGCGTATGCGAGCGCCGCGCAAAACCTCCTTGGCACGATCGTTGGCGTTGATTTGCTGGAGATGAGTCAAtgccgaggttggagtagaggctTGGAGTAGATGCGCACAATGGGCATTGCGAGGAGACTGGTTGGATTTATTTGGTACCTAAAAAAACTGATCTAAAGATAAGAACAAAATTTGCTACTACGAAACCAAtctaaagaagaaaaaaagagccAGCTACAAGATCGGATGCCGCCGTGGAAATCATGGAGATCGATCTCCCCGGGACAGCGGAAGGGATGGATGGCTAAAAACCGTAGTTTGCGGAAAGAACCGCTCTGGAAAAAAAATCCAGCTACAAGATCGGATGCCCCCGTGGAAATCATGGAGATCGATCTCCCCGGGACAGCAGAACCGATGGATGGCTAAAAACCGTAGGTTGCGGAAAGAACCGCTCTGATACAATGTAGAATTGCGGAATAGATGTTGTATTCATAATTGTAATTGGTGATTACATTGTAAGCCTCTTGGATTGTTTACTTAatagagaagacttggagggcaAGAAGACCACTAGAGATCAATCTTGATTACAATATTAAACTACCTAATTAGCTAATACCTAATATACTCAAGCACTATTAAATAATTACCGTGGGGAAATTACTATCGAGGGAGATAATTTGCATCGAATAACTACCGACACACCGATGAATGATTAATGGCGAATAATCATTGAGTCGAAGATCTGTGTTGAGAAATAAATTCCAAAGAATTTGATAAATCACCTTCGAAGTTATTGTAAAGAAATTGCGGCCGGAAAATGTTCAAATAATTATCGTCAAAGAATAGAAACCAAATATAAAAAATTAAATTGAATTACAATCTAAAAAAAAACTACGAGGGATTAGTCACCGTCGAGGAGGTACCGTGCGGCAACTATTGGTTAAAAACTATGACCGGGAAGTTATCTCGAAAAGTTACCATCGGAAAATAGAAGGAGAGAAATGTAAAAAAGGTAACTTTTTTTAGTAATGACCAACGTGGCACGATCCCATTGGCCAAAATTAGGCTATCTACAGTACCGTGAAGTGGAGACTAGCATGGCGATGAAGGATTAATGGTGAATAATCACTAAGTCGAAGATCTGATAACCACCAATGAAATTGACAAATCACCTTCAAAGTTGCCATGGAGAAATTGCGTCTGAAAAAATGTGTGAAAGAATTATCATCAAAGaatagaaaaaaatcaaaataaatatTAAACTACAGCAGAAGAATTGCAATCAAAAAATACTGTCAGAGAATTAGTCACCCTCGAGGAGGCACCATGTGGTAACTACTAACTAAAAACTATGACCGAGAAGTTATTCGAAAAGTTACTATTGAAGAATAAAATGtgagaaatgaaaaaaaaaagattgcaATGGCCAACATGGCACAATCCCATTACAATCCTATTGGCCAAATTTAGGCTGTCTACATTCCCGTGAGGTGGAGCGTTATGGAGGATTTAAATCCTCTACCCATAGaatatgtatgtatgtatttATTAAGTATTAGATGATTTATGGGACTTTATTCTAAAGGCTCTATACTTTGGTATTAATTATAgaaggtaggaaattttttttcttcttttactatTTTAGGGATCTTAGTGAGCTCAAATAATTCAAAAAGAAATACTAtagtgtggaggcacaaggcccAAAGTGGGCCCCATAGTGCAGCCCACCTTCCTGGCCACACTATGGGGGCTTATCTGTCCCTTGAGCACTTCCTCTCACCCTCGTTTTTAGGAGATCTCCGTCATGCAAAAAAAATTACACCATAGTTTTCATTTTTTCAGCGTCTAACTCGCTAGAACCTGGAATTAGGAAATCTGAAATTCTGATAAAATGGCAACATGCGACATGGAAATCGAAGAAGACGGGACGGAGTTGCTAGGGTAAAATTCAGCATGAACCTTCCTATGCCATCATAAATTTGCCATACAGCACATTCTTTCAGAAAGCGCACGGAAAGGAAGAGAGGACATGGTCGTGGACATTGATAGGGAGGAGCCGCTGGTGGATCCAACTAGATTTTGTTCTCTCGAAAAGAGTGTACTAGGCTGGTTGGTGTCCCCTTGAGTCACTCTGGCAAGCCGGAAGCACGTATTTGGTCCAGCCCACAACAAGCACCTCATGTACACGCTTTTGAAGTTGTCACCTCCAAGGCTGAGATTTGCATAGTCCTTGTTGGACctaccatcgacaccaccacgacACCAGATCGTGCGCACCACCACCCTGCGCGCCACCACCATGCGACCTACACCGAGACCTCGCTGCACCATGCTGTCATCATCATCGTTAATGTGATCGATTCAACTCCTCTCTACCTTCAAACCCCTCCATCCAGAAAGTGCTCCAAAGACCATGGCCTCAAGAGGGAGAGCGGCGCCAAAAGTGCCGCCAACGTACGATCTAGGGGACCCGGATCTCCGGGTCTAGGGTTTCTCATGAAGCTGGGAGAGGTGCAAAAATGATGCTTTCAACAAAGCAAACAAGGCCAAGAGGCGCCGATGTCGTCCACCTCAATTTTCATCGGCAGCCATGTAGGTCCATCCCAACACTTATTGGATCTCTATCCGACTGCCGAGCACCACCGCCGCGGAAGCGGCAAGCAGTTGTACAGCGGCGCCACCCACCCCCTTTGCCGCACATAGATCGGGGTTCAAGCCACCGTGCCGCCAGGACGCAGACCATCACATGACGCTGTtgttgcaacaaaaaaaaaaagttgaataGTGTACCGGATGCTATGATCCACGAAATATCTATTCTCACGAGGCGTACATGCGAATGTGACTCAGGCAGAAGACAAGACTCTGAACTTGTGAAGCGAACGACGACATCCTCACAATTCTTTCCCCAATCCACACACTCGCCTCCCGCCCTCTCTCGAGCCACACATACCGCAGCCCGGAACCAATGGAACAAAACAAgaagccgccacctccaccacggtGCGCACCAACAGCAAAGCAATGGCCGCCGCGACCGCAACCACCTCCCGCCCGCTTCTGCTCCCCCGCCAGCAGGCGGTGGCCAGCTTCCTCCAATGCGGCCTCCCCAGGAGGACCGGAGGCGGCCTCTTCGCCGGCCAGGCTTCGGCTCCGAGCATGCGGTGCATGGCGGTCGTGGACGCGGCCTCGGCGCCGGTAGcaaagcctaaaacaaggagcaGCTACGATATCATCACCCTGACGACGTGGCTGCTGAAGCAGGAGATGGCCGGGGTCATCGATGGCGAGATGACCATCGTGCTGTCCAGCATCTCCACCGCGTGCAAGCAGATTGGGTCACTGGTGCAGCGCGCGCCCATCTCCAACCTCACTGGCGTCCAGGGTGCCACCAACGTGCAGGGTGAGGACCAGAAGAAGCTCGACGTCATCTCCAACGAGGTATGTGTGTACGGATGGAGTAAATAGTAAGCAAATTAACCACAAGAAACCTTGAACCGATGTACTGTACGCACGCGCGCCCGCAGGTGTTCTCGAACTGTCTGAGGTCGAGCGGGCGCACCGGCGTGATCgcatcggaggaggaggacgtgccGGTGGCGGTGGAGGAGAGCTACTCGGGAAACTACATCGTGGTGTTCGACCCGCTCGACGGCTCCTCCAACATCGATGCCGCCGTCTCCACCGGCTCCATCTTCGGCATCTACAGCCCCGCCGACGAGTGCCTCGCCGGCATCGGCGACAACCCAACCGTGCGTACCACTTGAATTAACATCGTTCTAGCTCGTTCCGCGCAGCTCGCTCGTGCGCTAATCAAAGCTCGTTCATGTGCGAGCCTGCAGCTTGACGAGGTGACGCAGATGTGCGTGGTGAATGTGTGCCAGCCGGGGACCAACCTGCTGGCCGCCGGCTACTGCATGTACTCGAGCTCCATCATCTTCGTGCTCACCATCGGCACCGGGGTGTACGTGTTCACGCTGGACCCAATGTACGGCGAGTTCGTGCTGACGCAGGAGAAGGTGCAGATCCCCAAATCTGGCAAGATCTACTCCTTCAACGAGGGCAACTACGCGCTCTGGGACGACAAGCTCAAGAAGTACATGGACAGCCTCAAGGAACCCGGCACCTCCGGCAAGCCCTACTCTGCCCGCTACATCGGCAGCCTCGTCGGCGACTTCCACCGCACCATGCTCTACGGCGGCATCTACGGCTACCCCAGGGACACCAACAGTAAGAATGGCAAGCTGCGGCTGCTCTACGAGTGCGCGCCCATGAGCTTCATCGCAGAGCAGGCTGGCGGCAAAGGCTCCGATGGCCACCAGAGGGTACTTGACATTATGCCCACAGAGGTAAGCTGCTTATATACTTAATTAGTTATATGCAATCACCACTGATGCAATTAAAATGTGTTGGTTAGGTTGGCGTTCCTGATCCAAACCATTGTGTATGCTCCGTGCAGGTCCATCAGAGAGTGCCTCTGTACGTTGGAAGCGTGGAGGAAGTAGAGAAGGTGGAAAAGTTCTTGGCTTGAGATTAGAGCATGAGTGAAGATACAGTGGCTGTGTCGTCGAAAAAATTATTGCAACTAATATATGTCATAGAAGTTTTCTTTTGTGATGATGCAAATCCATTTTGAAGAATTGGATTGTGACTTTGCGAGGTCAAGGCCTGCTAATTCTTCGCCGTCTCGTTCAGATGGTAAACAAAAATTCGAAACAGGGAAACATGACCTAGCCTCTGCATTAATTGACACATATAGCTTTCATTTCAAAATTATTAAAAGTATCCAAGTATCCAAAGAACTATTCAAATGGTCAAATAAATTATCATGGGTTTGAATCGTAAATATCTAAAGATACCAAGAGGACCAACATTAGTGTCCCTGATCATTCTACTTCGAACTATAGAGACAGAGAGCACTTGTGGACAGAACAAACATAGAAACGCCTGCATGTGTTCGTTCATTCAGGTGCAACACATTTCGAATAACCCGATTCGAAATTTTGGATAAACTTTGAATGCCCAGCGTGACCCCACGTCGTCTCCCTCGTGCCAGTCCGCCCTGATACCTGATAGGTGGGTACAATGTCTTAAACCTAGTCAATTTGCTCTCAGCGTTGATCGGTGCTATCTTGGAAAAAAAACTTTCAAAATCCTAGTGTTTTTACGATGAAATGATGGCTAAAAAAACATAAAGTGACGGAGTTTGTTAAATTAAGCCATGAGAGTGATGGTTTTATGTCGTTAACTCACTGTAATGAAAAGTAGGATCTATTTCTCATCATCCAAAAGAACACTTAGGCGGCGATTAGGGTTTCTTGGTCTCCCGTTGGAGCCATCGGCGATCTATGTGGCGTCTCTAGGattagggttagacaaatactagATCTTCGTTTGACATAAGTCTAATCTAGTGCTTGAGAGGCTACAATGAtataatcggtaacacaacagtgactctataaCTCAGAAGCAACATATTACAACTCTTACCgtagtaagatccaaattattacacacaGAGGTCACTTACCCAACAttacaacaagcaacggaaacaaATTATGTTATGCtacataacaagatagcaaagggcttaagaggccataacataaaagCGACATCCCAgtccataagtctcaggctgctgTTTGGAaacccccaagctactcgtcgatgttagtgtaggaaccaccttcggctgtagcaACTTCACTGCAACAGAAATGTGAAAGTCTAAGTACAGGAATTCAACAAATACTTAATACAAATTGTTACCAAGCGGGAATTCGGGCTTCATGTGGAGCTATTTATGTAAAGATAGTTTTACTTTGTACCCACAtgtaccaaccgactcttaacGCAAACATATTAGGGTGACAATAACCTTTACCTTGCTTTCGCCTAGACCATGAGTCATGCCTTAGAGCAGCTTGTCGTAACGGGCCGGGtcgagtcccgaagtcggtccccaAGGTTGTGAGCGGGGATCAAGGTCGAAGCCACACT contains:
- the LOC124702039 gene encoding fructose-1,6-bisphosphatase, chloroplastic, which codes for MAAATATTSRPLLLPRQQAVASFLQCGLPRRTGGGLFAGQASAPSMRCMAVVDAASAPVAKPKTRSSYDIITLTTWLLKQEMAGVIDGEMTIVLSSISTACKQIGSLVQRAPISNLTGVQGATNVQGEDQKKLDVISNEVFSNCLRSSGRTGVIASEEEDVPVAVEESYSGNYIVVFDPLDGSSNIDAAVSTGSIFGIYSPADECLAGIGDNPTLDEVTQMCVVNVCQPGTNLLAAGYCMYSSSIIFVLTIGTGVYVFTLDPMYGEFVLTQEKVQIPKSGKIYSFNEGNYALWDDKLKKYMDSLKEPGTSGKPYSARYIGSLVGDFHRTMLYGGIYGYPRDTNSKNGKLRLLYECAPMSFIAEQAGGKGSDGHQRVLDIMPTEVHQRVPLYVGSVEEVEKVEKFLA